DNA sequence from the Burkholderiales bacterium genome:
GCCGCTCACCGAGATCTGCAACGCGACCTACACCGATCCCCGGCAGCGCCAGCTCTTCAAGAACATCATCTACGTCGGCGCTCTTTCCGCCTTGCTGGAAATAGATCCCGCCGAGATCGAGAAGCTCTTCTCCGAGCAGTACAAAGGCAAGGAAGCGCTGCTGCAGTCGAACGTGAAAGCGCTGCGCCTGGGCCGCGACTACGCGCTCCAGAACCTGTCGTGCCCGATCGGCCTCACGATCAAGCGTTCGAACAACGTCGGCAACAAGATCTTCATCGACGGCAACAGCGCCGCGGCGCTGGGCGCGGTCTACGGCGGCGCGAGCGTTTGCGCGTGGTATCCGATCACGCCCTCGTCGTCGCTCGCCGAAGCGTTCATCAAGTACTGCCAGAAGCTGCGCGTCGATCCGGCGTCCGGCCAGAACAAGTTCGGCATCATCCAGGGCGAGGACGAGCTCGCTTCGATCGGCATCGCGATCGGCGCCGGCTGGAACGGCGCACGCTCGTTCACCGCGACCTCGGGACCCGGCATCTCGCTCATGCAGGAGTTCATCGGCCTCGCGCACTTCGCCGAGATCCCGGTGGTGCTGATCGACGTGCAGCGCGGCGGACCGTCGACCGGCATGCCGACGCGCACCCAGCAGTCGGACGTCCTCGCCTGCGCCTACGCCTCGCACGGCGACACCAAGCACGTGCTGCTCTTCCCCGAGGATCCGACCGAGTGCTTCGAGCTCACCGCGCAGGCCTTCGACCTCGCGGAGCGGCTGCAGACGCCGGTGTTCGTCATGACCGACCTCGACATCGGCATGAACACGCGGCTGTGCGAGCCGTTCCAGTGGGACGACACGCGCGAGTACGACCGCGGCAAGGTGATGTCGCACGCCGATCTCGAATCGGGCAGGGACTTCGGGCGCTATCTCGACGTCGACGGCGACGGCATCCCGTTCCGCACCTATCCCGGCACGCATCCGACCAAAGGCGCGTACTTCACCCGCGGCACCACCAAGGACCGCTACGCGCGCTACAGCGAAGCCGGTCCCGATTACGTCGACAACATGCAGCGCCTGCTGCGCAAGTTCGAGACCGCGAAGCAGCTCGTTCCGAAGCCCCTGCTCTATCCGGCCGAGAAGCCCGCGCGCTTCGGCGCGATCTTCTACGGCTCGACGAGCCCCGCAATGGTCGAAGCGATGCACGTGCTCGCCGAGAAAGGCATCCACGTCAACGCGCTGCGGGTGCGCGGCTTCCCGTTCGCGGAAGAGATCAACGACTTCGTGGCGAATCACCCGTGGGTGTTCGTGGTCGAGCAGAACCGAGACGCACAGTTGAAGACGATGCTGGTGAACGAAGCGAAGCTCAACCCGTCGCGCCTGCTCTCGATCCTGCACTACGACGGCACGCCGATCACCGCGCGCTACATCGTCGACCAGATCTCGCAACACGCCGCGGCACGCACGGTAGTTCCGTTGAAACGCGTCTCATGATTTCACGTTTCACATTTCACGTTTCACGGACTTAATATGACTTATCTCGCCAAACCGAAGCTCCACCACCCGACCCTCGCCAAGAACCAGGTCGGCTATACCCGGCGCGACTACGAAGGCAAGATCTCGACGCTGTGCGCGGGCTGCGGCCACGACTCGATCAGCGCCTCGATCGTGCAGGCGTGCTGGGAGCTCGACATCGAGCCGCACCGCGTCGCCAAGCTCTCGGGCATCGGCTGCTCGTCCAAGACGCCCGACTACTTCCTCGGCAACTCGCACGGCTTCAACAGCGTGCACGGCCGCATGCCCTCGGTGCTGACCGGCGCCAACCTCGCCAACCGCGACCTGCTCTACATGGGCGTCTCGGGTGACGGCGATTCGGCTTCGATCGGCATCGGCCAGTTCGTGCACGCGATCCGGCGCGGCGTGAACATGGTGTATATCGTCGAGAACAACGGGGTGTACGGCCTGACCAAGGGCCAGTTCTCGGCGACCGCCGACAAGGGCTCGAAGAGCAAGCGCGGCATCGCCAACATGGACGAGCCGCTCGATCTCATCGGCATGGCGATGATCCTCGGCGCGACCTACGTCGGCCGCAGCTTCTCGGGCGACAAAAAACAGCTCGTGCCGCTGATCAAGGGCGCGATCGAGCACCAGGGCGCGGCGTTCATCGACGTCATCAGCCCGTGCGTCGCGTTCAACAACCACGCGGGCTCGACCAAGAGCTACGAGTACGTGCGCCAGCACAACGAGGCGGTGAACCGCCTGGATTTCATCGAAGGCCGCGAGGAGATCACCGCCGATTACGACGCCGGAGAAGTGGTGAACGTGACGCAGCACGACGGCTCGATCATCCGCCTGCGCAAGCTCGCCGGCGACTACGATCCGACCGACCGCATCAAGGTGATGAACTACCTCCAGCAGCGCGCGGCGGCGGGTGAAGTGGTGACGGGCCTGCTCTACATCGACCCGCAGGCGCAAGACCTGCACCACCATCTCAACACCGTCGAGACGCCGCTGAACCAGCTCGCGACCCGCGACCTGTGCCCGGGGGCAGTAGCACTGGAGCGGATCAACGCTTCGCTGCGTTAAAAAGCAATCGACCGCCAAGGACGCAAAGGACGCAAAGGTTTTCGTCGATCGGTGACGCTCCGAGCTATCGTGCTCAAGTGCGTGCATGTCGAGATCGCCCACCCGCTTCGTCGCCTTTCCTTTGCGTCCTTTGCGTCCTTTGCGGTTAAAACGCTTTTGTAGTCTTCAGCGGCGCACCCCAGGCGCCTCGATCGGCAGGCCATTAGCCCGCCACGCGAGGAAGAGTTCGAGTTCCACGAGCTCCCGCGCGCCGTACGGCGGCATCTGCGCGCGCAATCCCGAATAGCACGCACGCAGGCGGCGCTGGAGCGAGCCCAGCGTCTGCCACTCCTGCCGGTACGTCGGGAAGCCCGTCGGCTGCCCCTGGCTGATCTTCTCGAACAGCAGCGTGCGATCCCAGTTGCGGTCGTGGCAGTGCGCGCAGGAGAGGTTCATCTGCCCCATGCGCCGGTAGAAACGGCTGCGACCGCGCTCGAAGTCGCGCGCGTTGTGGGCGTCGATCGTGACGTTCATCGGCACGCCGCGCGATTGATTCGTCACGAACGCGCTCATCGCGAGGAGCTCGTCCGATTCGAGCGCGTAAGGCAGCGCCTGCTGATGGCGCTCGCGGCAGAGGTTGATCCGGTCGGAGAGATTGACGAGCCGCGCGCTGGGCGGGTCGACCCGGGGATAGTGCGCAGCCGCGCCTTTCAGGCTCTTGCCCGCCTCGTCATGACAGCTCGCGCACGATTTCCCCGATTTGCCGGCGGGCTCGGACCACAGCTTCGCGCCGCGCTCGACCCACAGCATGCCGGGATTCTCGAAATCGTCCGCCTGGAGCTTGCGGTTCGCCTCGCTGGTGAAGGTGCTGCCGTTCCTCAACTGCTCCGGCGGGATCGGCCGCTCGAGCGGTGCGGCCGACGCGCACGCGAAAGCGAAGGCCGCGGCGATCGCGACCGTGCGCACCAGCGTCATCCGGCGACCGTGATCGGCACCCGCTCGCTCCCGCGCACGCCGGCGTCGTCGACCCATTCGAACACCATGTCGCCGCTCGCGGTCGCGCGCGTGTAGAACTGCAGATAGGGATTCGCCGAGATCCCCGAGCCCATCTCGGCGCGGAACACCTCGGCGCCGTCGTAAGTGCACGTGAGCGTGTTCACGACGTTCTTGGGAATCGGCTTGCCGCGGTTGTCGTAGCGAAAGCCGGTCTCCATCGGGTGCTGGATCGCGATGCGCACGGTGATGAGCTCGCCGCGCTTCGCTTCCTTCGGGATCTGTATGCGGGCAACCATGGCGGTCAGGTGGCGTCGAGGCACGCCGTCTCGGTGACGACGACGTGCGCGGTGGCGGCCTGGAACGAGCCGTCGGCCATCGCCGCGACGACCAGGATGTTCTGCTCGCCGTTGAGACGTACGCGCGTGGCGATCTCGGCGCGGCCGCAGCGCGGATTGAGGTGGTAGGTCGCGATCACCGGCCGCGGATTCTTCTCCGACAGCACGTGGATCGCTTTGACGTAGTCGCTCTCGTTCATCGCGCTCGCGACCGTGATCTTGAGCGGCACCGAGTGGCCGTTGTCCGAGAGCGAGGGGATGTCGAGCGTGACGCGCCCTTCCTGGAGCGGCGCGCCGCCGGTGATCTTCTGCACGAGCGGATCGAGCACCTCGATCCTGGGCAGCGCGGCGGCGCTCACGCGCACGTGGGCGCCTACGACGCCGGCCGCGGCGGCGGCGAGAAAGCGGCGTCTCGAGCGGTTCTTCATCTCAGCGTAACGTTGATAGATAGGCGACGACGTCTTCGACCTGCTGTGCGGTCAGCACCGGTTTTCCTCGATACGGCTCCATCACGCGGTCCAGCCCGTAGGTGCGATAGTACGCCGGCATCGCGACGTCCGGCTTCACTCGAGTCGGGTCGACGACGCGCAAGCGAATCTGCGACTTGGAGAGCCGCGATCCCACGCCTGCGAGCGGCGGCGCGACGTTGCCCATGAAGCGCTGTTCCGGATCCGGTATCGAGTGACACAAGAGACAGTTCGCATCCCGACCGATGACGATCTCGCGGCCCCGCTGCGGATCGCCGGCCGCCCTGGTCAGGGGCTCGTCGATCGCATCGCCGTTCACGGCGTAAGGCAGCGTCGTCGCGGCACACGCGGCAACCCCGGCGAGCATAAGCGCCCCCAATGGGTGACTCACGATTTTACGTATGAGTTCCTCCGCGGGGTCGGATCCCCGATCGCCCGGTGGCGCCGGCGCCCCCGCTTCCCCGTATTATCGCGCGAAGTCAGGCGTCTATAGCCAGTATTCCCAGACCCTCGCCGCCGTCTCCTTCATCCGCACCTCGATGCCCCGGCGAGCCCATGCGTCGGGCGTTATACGCACCGCCTCCTTCAGATCGCGGGCGAACATCGCTTCCATCTGCTGGCCGAAATCCCAGCCCAGCACCACCGCGTTGAGCTCGGCGTTGTGGAGGAAGCTGCGCCAGTCGAGGTTGCTCGAGCCGACGGTCGACCACACACCGTCGATCACGATCGTCTTGGCGTGCAGCAGCGCGGTCTGGCGCTCGTAGATCTGCACCCCGGCTTCGAGCAGCTCGGCGTAATGCGAGCGCCCGGCGTGGAACACCGCCCAGAAATCGGTGTACGACGGCAGCACGAGCTTCACGTCGACGCCGCGGCGCGCGGCGGCTTTCAGCACCTGGATCGTCTGCGGATCGGGGACGAAGTACGCCATGGTGATGTGGACGGACTTCTCCGCGGATTCGATCGCGCCGAGCAGCGCGACGTAGATCGCCGGCACCTCGTCGTCGGGACCGCTCGCGATGATGCGCACCGGGTGCGAGCCCGCGCGCTTCGCGGGCGGGAACCACGTGCGCTCCTCGAAGGCCGGACCGCCCTGCTTCTGCCACGTGTCCATGAAGAGCCGCTGGAGCTGCTCGACCGCGGGCCCCTCGATGCGCACGTTGGTGTCGCGCCAGCCGACATCCCCGTTCTTCGTGTCCGATCCGCGGGAGAAGCCGCCGCCCGAGCCGAAGCCGCTGCCGCGGCGTCCCGAGCCCGGCGACGAACCGCTCGAATACACCTCGCTGATGTTGATCCCCCCGGTGAACGCGACCTCGCCGTCGACGATGACCGTCTTGCGGTGATTGCGGTTGTTCACGCGCCACCCCCCGCGCGCCTTCAGCGGATTGACCGGGTTGTACTCGAGCACGTTGACGCCGCCGTCGCGCAGCCGCTGGAAGAAAGGCGCCGGCGTCTTGTTGCAGCCGACGCTGTCGTACATGAGGTTCACCGCCACGCCCTGCGCGCGCTTCTTCAGCAGCGCGTCGGCGAAGCGGCGGCCGACTTCGTCGTCCTCGATGATGTAGAACTCGAGGTTGATCGAGTCTTTCGCGCGGTCGATCGACTCGAACATCGAGCGGTAGCTCGAGGGACCGTCGATCAGCATGGTCGCGCTGTTGCCGACGGTGAGCGGGCGGCCCGCGACGTCCTCCTCGACCGCGAGGTGCCGCACGAGCAGGTCCGAGGCGCCTTTCGCCTGCAGCCTCGCCAGCACGGCCGCGGTGCGCTTCTCGGACAGCTCGCCCCGTACGCCGACGATGGTCGGCCGCTTGTCCGTATCGACCGCGTTCGACCACGGGTGCACCTCCGGAAGCGTCGCGCATCCGGCAAGCAGCGTGAGGACGAACAGGACGACGGCAGAGCGCATCGCACCAGCGGCAGAGTGTAAGGGCTGCCTGCTGGTGCAATTAGCGGGCCGCTTCGCGGCCCGCGAGAAGAGAAAGGAGAGAGGTGAGGGGGAAAATGCCGAGAGCGGAAATTATGCCGTCTCCTCTCTCCTATCCCGCTCCTCTCTTACGCTTTGGGAATACGCCAGAGATAGACGGTCGTCGCATTCACCGACGCCGTCGCCTCCGGCTTCCAGTCGCCCATGTCGAACGCGTGCGACACGACGCGAGTGCCGGGCTTGAGGTCCTTCAGGAGCTTGGGCTTGAGCTTCTCGTTCAGGCGCGTCAGCAGGTACAGCGTGACGACCGTCGCCTCGGAGATGTCGGACTCGAAGAGGTCGGCCTCGACGAACTTCACCTTGTCGGTGACCTTGGCCGCCTTGGCGTTGGCGGTCGCTTCCTGGATGCGCTTGGGATCGATGTCGATCCCGACCGAGCGGCAGCCATACTTCTGCGCGGCGGTGATGACGATGCGCCCGTCGCCGCAGCCGAGATCGTAGACGGTGTCCTTCGCGGTCACTTTCGCCATCTCGAGCATCTTCTCGACGACCTCGTTCGGCGTCGGCACGAAGATGACGTCGGGGCTGCGCCGCACCGGCGCGGTCGCGGCCTGCGAGAGGAGGATGCGCGAAGGCTCGTAAGCGTAGGCGATGCCCGCCGCGCTCGTGGCGGCGACACCCGCTAGGAACTGTCTGCGGTGCATCTTGCTGGCTCCTTGTGGACGGACGGACAAAAGAGCTTAGCAGACTGGTCGTCTCGCCGAGATCGCTAGGGAACGCGGACCTGGTTCATCCTCGCCAGGATCGTCGACGTGCGCCGCTGCAGATAAGCGGTGTTGCGGCCGGGGCCGTAGCTGCGCGGGCTCGGCACCATCGCCGCGAGGCGCGCCGCCTGCTCGGGGCCGAGGTGCGCCGCGGTGACCCCGAAGTGATAACGGGCCGCAGCCTCCGCGCCGAAGATGCCGTCCTCGCCCCACTCGATGACGTTCAGGTACAGCTCGAGGATGCGGCGCTTGTCCATGATCACTTCGATCATGACGGTGATCGCGGCCTCCTGCGCCTTGCGCCAGAACGCACGCTCGCCGGTGAGGAAGAGGTTTTTCGCGAGCTGCTGGGTGATCGTCGAGCCGCCGGCGACGACCTCGCCTTCCCTCAGGTTCTTCTCGTACGCCTTCTGGATGCCTTTCCAGTCGAAGCCGTCGTGCTGGAAGAAGGTCGCGTCCTCCGCCGCGACGACCGCGCGCTTGAGGTTCGCGGAGATGTGCCCGTACGGCACGAACGCGTACACGAGCTTCGCCCTGGGCTTGTCCTCGCGCAGCGCCTCGAGGCGGGCGCGCATGAAGGCGGTCATGTCCGGGTTGAACCGCGAGTAGTACCAGACGTTGCCGAAGAACCAGAACTGGAGGAGCGTGAGCGCGATCAGCGCGAGCAGGATGAAGCGCCACGTGAAGCGCCAGAGCGCACCGATCATGCGCTCAGCCCCCGCTGCGCAGGAGCGCGATCACCGGCGCGGTGTCGGGCCTCACGCCGCGCCAGACGAAGAACGATTCGGCCGCCTGCTCGACCAGCATGCCGAGGCCGTCGGCCGTGCGTGCTCCCGCGTCGGCCGCAAGCTCGAGAAACGGTGTTGCCCGCCCGTACACCATGTCGTACGCCAGGGCGCCTCGCGCAAACACCGTCTTGCCGAGCGCCGGCATCTCGCCGGAGAGCCCCGCGGAAGTCGCATTGATCACGACGTCGAACGCGCGCCCCCCAAGCGCGTCGTAGCCGATACCGATGAGATCGGCGCCGGGGTAATAGCCCGCGAAGCGCTGCGCCAGGGCGACCGCCTTCTCCACGGTGCGGTTGGCGATGACGAGGCACGCGGGCTGCCGGTCGAGCAGCGGCCCGCACACCCCGAACGAAGCGCCGCCCGCCCCCACCAGCAGCACGCGCCGGCCCGCGATCTCGCAGCCGAGATTGACCGTGAGATCGCGCACGAGCCCGACGCCGTCGGTGTTGTCTCCGGCGATGCCGTCGGCGCCGAACGCAAGCGTGTTCACGGCGCCGGCCTGTTCGGCGCGCACGCTGGACCTCGAAGCGAGCGCGTGCGCGCGATGCTTGAACGGGACGGTGACGTTGAGACCGCGGCCGCCCTCGTCGCCGAAGCGCTGCACCGCCGCCTCGAACTCGGCGAGCTCGGCATGGAGCTTTTCGTACGCGATGTCTTCGCCGGTCTGCCGCGCGAACTCGGCATGGATGCGCGGGGACTTGCTGTGGGCGACGGGATTGCCGATGACGGCGTAGCGATCGGTCATGAGCCTATTCGGTCCGCACGTGGCCCGCGGACGTGAAGGTCCACCACCGCGTGATGTAGAGGATGTCGGTATCGCGCGCCATGTACGGCGGGAATGCGGAGAAAGGCGCGGCGAGCTCGACGATGCGCCGCGCGCCGTCGTCGAGGAATTTGTAGCCCGAAGGGCGCTCGACGATGATGTTCGCCAGCGAGCCGTCCGACCGGATGGCGACGGTGACGAGCAGGTGCGCCTGCAGGCTGAGCCCGCGCGCCTGGATCGGGTAGTTGAGCTCGCCCACGCGCTCGACCTTCTGCCGCCAGTCCTCCACGTAGCGCGCGAACGGCACCTCTTTCGCGCGGGCCGCCACGTACCGCGCGCGCGGACGCTCCTGGTACGCCTTGAGATCGCGCTCGATGATCGCTTCCTGGCGCGCGATCTCGAAGCTCTTCTGCAGGAGGTCCGACGTCTGCACGCCCGCAGCCGCGTCGAGCTTGACCTGGGTGTCGGGCTTCGACGCCTCGGGCGCGGTCTCGACGCTCGCTTTCGACTGGATCTGCGTCATGAGCTGCTTCGCTTCGTGCTCGAGCGCGTCGACCTTGCGCAGCGCGAGCTGCACGTCGGCTTCGAGCTTCTGGTCGGGCAGGACGGGCAGCGGGCTCGTCGCCCGCACCTTCTCGTCGGTATTGCCGCCGCCGTCGAGGTTGTGCTGCGCCAGCACGTCGGCTTTCTTCGGCGCGCTCTTCGACTGCGCGTTGACCAGCACGATCTCGAGCTTGGGCGAAAGGAGGTCGTGCAGGGGGCGCGGCGGGAGCTGCACCCCGACGCCGGCGATGAGGAGCACGTGCAAGACGAGCGAGCCGATGATCGCGAAGCGCATCCGCGTCCCGAGCGACGCGCGGCGGGTGCGGCGGTTGAGCCGTCGCTCGAGCCGGTCGATCCGCGCCTCGAGCCTCGCGACGGCGCCTTGCCACCGCGAATGGCGCGAATGCTTCGCGCGCCGCGGTAACGGAACGACCTTGGGCTTACGCTTCAAAGCCATGGCTGAGCATTGTACCTTGGAGCGAAAAGCTTTTTGACCGCCAAGGACGCAAAGGACGCCAAGGAACCCTTCTTCAGGCGCGTCGTCATGCGCTCGCGATGTTCAAGAAGCGCTTTTCCTTTGCGTCCTTTGCGTCCTTTGCGGTTGATTGCTTTTAGACGTTCGCTTCAGCGGCAGCCGGCTCGACGATGCGCTCGAACTCGGCGTGGAAGGACAGATCGAGCAGATCGATCTTCGAGAGGTCGAGAACGACCTGGGTACCCGGCTTGACCTGCGGCACCGACGGCACGCGCGCGACGACCGGCAGCTCGTCGAAACGCACGAGATTCTCGCGCAGCACCGTCGCGACGACGCTCGTCACGTTCTCCTGGAGCAGCCAGCGCAGACACCAGTAGCGCTCCATCTGGCGCTGGAACTCGTTGTAGATGTCGTACGCCGACTCGAACTCGCGCATGACCGCGAGCAGCTGCTCGTCTTTCCC
Encoded proteins:
- a CDS encoding 2-oxoacid:acceptor oxidoreductase subunit alpha, whose translation is MQLQAVNDFVVKFANVNGSGSASANELFARSILRMGVPVSPRNIFPSNIQGLPTWYEVRVNETGYQGRRGGVDLMVAMNPQTWDNDVKEIEPGGYLFYDSSKPLPKSKFRDDVNVIGMPLTEICNATYTDPRQRQLFKNIIYVGALSALLEIDPAEIEKLFSEQYKGKEALLQSNVKALRLGRDYALQNLSCPIGLTIKRSNNVGNKIFIDGNSAAALGAVYGGASVCAWYPITPSSSLAEAFIKYCQKLRVDPASGQNKFGIIQGEDELASIGIAIGAGWNGARSFTATSGPGISLMQEFIGLAHFAEIPVVLIDVQRGGPSTGMPTRTQQSDVLACAYASHGDTKHVLLFPEDPTECFELTAQAFDLAERLQTPVFVMTDLDIGMNTRLCEPFQWDDTREYDRGKVMSHADLESGRDFGRYLDVDGDGIPFRTYPGTHPTKGAYFTRGTTKDRYARYSEAGPDYVDNMQRLLRKFETAKQLVPKPLLYPAEKPARFGAIFYGSTSPAMVEAMHVLAEKGIHVNALRVRGFPFAEEINDFVANHPWVFVVEQNRDAQLKTMLVNEAKLNPSRLLSILHYDGTPITARYIVDQISQHAAARTVVPLKRVS
- a CDS encoding 2-oxoacid:ferredoxin oxidoreductase subunit beta, producing the protein MTYLAKPKLHHPTLAKNQVGYTRRDYEGKISTLCAGCGHDSISASIVQACWELDIEPHRVAKLSGIGCSSKTPDYFLGNSHGFNSVHGRMPSVLTGANLANRDLLYMGVSGDGDSASIGIGQFVHAIRRGVNMVYIVENNGVYGLTKGQFSATADKGSKSKRGIANMDEPLDLIGMAMILGATYVGRSFSGDKKQLVPLIKGAIEHQGAAFIDVISPCVAFNNHAGSTKSYEYVRQHNEAVNRLDFIEGREEITADYDAGEVVNVTQHDGSIIRLRKLAGDYDPTDRIKVMNYLQQRAAAGEVVTGLLYIDPQAQDLHHHLNTVETPLNQLATRDLCPGAVALERINASLR
- the soxA gene encoding sulfur oxidation c-type cytochrome SoxA; translation: MTLVRTVAIAAAFAFACASAAPLERPIPPEQLRNGSTFTSEANRKLQADDFENPGMLWVERGAKLWSEPAGKSGKSCASCHDEAGKSLKGAAAHYPRVDPPSARLVNLSDRINLCRERHQQALPYALESDELLAMSAFVTNQSRGVPMNVTIDAHNARDFERGRSRFYRRMGQMNLSCAHCHDRNWDRTLLFEKISQGQPTGFPTYRQEWQTLGSLQRRLRACYSGLRAQMPPYGARELVELELFLAWRANGLPIEAPGVRR
- the soxZ gene encoding thiosulfate oxidation carrier complex protein SoxZ, whose protein sequence is MPRRHLTAMVARIQIPKEAKRGELITVRIAIQHPMETGFRYDNRGKPIPKNVVNTLTCTYDGAEVFRAEMGSGISANPYLQFYTRATASGDMVFEWVDDAGVRGSERVPITVAG
- a CDS encoding thiosulfate oxidation carrier protein SoxY — protein: MKNRSRRRFLAAAAAGVVGAHVRVSAAALPRIEVLDPLVQKITGGAPLQEGRVTLDIPSLSDNGHSVPLKITVASAMNESDYVKAIHVLSEKNPRPVIATYHLNPRCGRAEIATRVRLNGEQNILVVAAMADGSFQAATAHVVVTETACLDAT
- the soxX gene encoding sulfur oxidation c-type cytochrome SoxX yields the protein MLAGVAACAATTLPYAVNGDAIDEPLTRAAGDPQRGREIVIGRDANCLLCHSIPDPEQRFMGNVAPPLAGVGSRLSKSQIRLRVVDPTRVKPDVAMPAYYRTYGLDRVMEPYRGKPVLTAQQVEDVVAYLSTLR
- a CDS encoding phospholipase D-like domain-containing protein, translating into MRSAVVLFVLTLLAGCATLPEVHPWSNAVDTDKRPTIVGVRGELSEKRTAAVLARLQAKGASDLLVRHLAVEEDVAGRPLTVGNSATMLIDGPSSYRSMFESIDRAKDSINLEFYIIEDDEVGRRFADALLKKRAQGVAVNLMYDSVGCNKTPAPFFQRLRDGGVNVLEYNPVNPLKARGGWRVNNRNHRKTVIVDGEVAFTGGINISEVYSSGSSPGSGRRGSGFGSGGGFSRGSDTKNGDVGWRDTNVRIEGPAVEQLQRLFMDTWQKQGGPAFEERTWFPPAKRAGSHPVRIIASGPDDEVPAIYVALLGAIESAEKSVHITMAYFVPDPQTIQVLKAAARRGVDVKLVLPSYTDFWAVFHAGRSHYAELLEAGVQIYERQTALLHAKTIVIDGVWSTVGSSNLDWRSFLHNAELNAVVLGWDFGQQMEAMFARDLKEAVRITPDAWARRGIEVRMKETAARVWEYWL
- a CDS encoding methyltransferase domain-containing protein: MHRRQFLAGVAATSAAGIAYAYEPSRILLSQAATAPVRRSPDVIFVPTPNEVVEKMLEMAKVTAKDTVYDLGCGDGRIVITAAQKYGCRSVGIDIDPKRIQEATANAKAAKVTDKVKFVEADLFESDISEATVVTLYLLTRLNEKLKPKLLKDLKPGTRVVSHAFDMGDWKPEATASVNATTVYLWRIPKA
- the mtgA gene encoding monofunctional biosynthetic peptidoglycan transglycosylase gives rise to the protein MIGALWRFTWRFILLALIALTLLQFWFFGNVWYYSRFNPDMTAFMRARLEALREDKPRAKLVYAFVPYGHISANLKRAVVAAEDATFFQHDGFDWKGIQKAYEKNLREGEVVAGGSTITQQLAKNLFLTGERAFWRKAQEAAITVMIEVIMDKRRILELYLNVIEWGEDGIFGAEAAARYHFGVTAAHLGPEQAARLAAMVPSPRSYGPGRNTAYLQRRTSTILARMNQVRVP
- the aroE gene encoding shikimate dehydrogenase; protein product: MTDRYAVIGNPVAHSKSPRIHAEFARQTGEDIAYEKLHAELAEFEAAVQRFGDEGGRGLNVTVPFKHRAHALASRSSVRAEQAGAVNTLAFGADGIAGDNTDGVGLVRDLTVNLGCEIAGRRVLLVGAGGASFGVCGPLLDRQPACLVIANRTVEKAVALAQRFAGYYPGADLIGIGYDALGGRAFDVVINATSAGLSGEMPALGKTVFARGALAYDMVYGRATPFLELAADAGARTADGLGMLVEQAAESFFVWRGVRPDTAPVIALLRSGG
- a CDS encoding TonB family protein; translation: MALKRKPKVVPLPRRAKHSRHSRWQGAVARLEARIDRLERRLNRRTRRASLGTRMRFAIIGSLVLHVLLIAGVGVQLPPRPLHDLLSPKLEIVLVNAQSKSAPKKADVLAQHNLDGGGNTDEKVRATSPLPVLPDQKLEADVQLALRKVDALEHEAKQLMTQIQSKASVETAPEASKPDTQVKLDAAAGVQTSDLLQKSFEIARQEAIIERDLKAYQERPRARYVAARAKEVPFARYVEDWRQKVERVGELNYPIQARGLSLQAHLLVTVAIRSDGSLANIIVERPSGYKFLDDGARRIVELAAPFSAFPPYMARDTDILYITRWWTFTSAGHVRTE